In Candidatus Manganitrophus noduliformans, a single genomic region encodes these proteins:
- a CDS encoding SHOCT domain-containing protein has protein sequence MKKEGLVQNGGEMMCPMCLSVLLIGLLWVVLFILLIAGIIWAIRLAKREGYFYRKARSADRAIAILKERYAKGEIDQKEYEERKKDLAA, from the coding sequence GTGAAGAAGGAGGGATTGGTGCAAAACGGCGGGGAGATGATGTGTCCGATGTGTCTTTCGGTTTTATTGATCGGATTGCTCTGGGTTGTCCTCTTCATCCTGCTGATCGCGGGAATCATCTGGGCAATTCGGCTGGCAAAACGGGAAGGATACTTCTATCGGAAAGCGCGGTCTGCCGATCGGGCCATCGCCATTTTGAAAGAACGCTACGCGAAGGGGGAGATCGATCAAAAAGAGTATGAGGAGAGAAAAAAGGATTTGGCGGCATGA
- a CDS encoding SDR family oxidoreductase: MNRANQSEVVVITGASAGIGRAVVREFAKRKAHIGLVARGRDGLEGARKEVEAEGGRALVLPTDVADPEQIEMAAAAVEETFGPIDIWINNAMVSVLSPVKEMTLEEFKRVTEVTYLGYVYGTLAALRRMLPRNRGVIVQVGSALAYRSIPLQSAYCGAKHAVKGFTESLRSELIHDGSRVRVTMVQLPALNTPQFSWIKSRMPNHPQPVPPIFQPEVAAEAIVWAAHHTRREVHVGMPAVKAIWGEKFIPGLLDHYLASKGYSGQLTDDPVDPNRPINLWEPLQGDYGAHGIFDSRAKSKSMQLWVTTHRGWLAFAGAALAIAAIIGVVI, from the coding sequence ATGAATAGAGCAAATCAGTCAGAAGTCGTTGTCATCACCGGGGCCTCGGCAGGCATCGGACGCGCCGTCGTCCGGGAGTTTGCCAAGCGAAAGGCGCACATTGGGCTGGTTGCGCGCGGCCGGGACGGACTCGAGGGGGCGCGCAAAGAGGTCGAGGCGGAAGGGGGCAGAGCGCTGGTCCTGCCGACCGACGTCGCCGATCCTGAGCAGATCGAGATGGCCGCAGCGGCCGTCGAGGAGACCTTCGGGCCGATCGATATCTGGATCAACAACGCCATGGTCTCGGTTCTCTCGCCGGTCAAAGAGATGACCCTTGAGGAGTTTAAACGGGTGACCGAGGTGACCTATCTCGGCTATGTATACGGAACCCTGGCCGCCCTTCGCCGAATGCTCCCGCGAAATCGCGGGGTCATCGTTCAGGTCGGATCGGCCCTCGCCTATCGATCGATCCCTCTGCAATCGGCCTACTGCGGCGCCAAACACGCCGTCAAAGGCTTCACCGAATCGCTCCGCTCCGAATTGATTCATGATGGAAGCCGTGTCCGGGTCACGATGGTGCAGTTGCCGGCGCTGAACACGCCGCAGTTCAGCTGGATCAAGAGCCGGATGCCGAATCATCCGCAGCCGGTCCCCCCGATCTTTCAGCCGGAGGTGGCGGCGGAAGCGATTGTCTGGGCTGCGCATCACACCCGGCGGGAGGTCCATGTGGGAATGCCGGCGGTGAAAGCGATCTGGGGAGAAAAGTTTATCCCGGGCCTCCTCGATCATTATCTTGCCTCCAAAGGCTACAGCGGGCAGCTGACCGATGACCCGGTCGATCCCAACCGGCCGATCAACCTCTGGGAGCCGCTGCAGGGCGATTATGGGGCGCATGGGATCTTTGACAGCCGGGCCAAAAGCAAAAGCATGCAGCTGTGGGTCACCACGCATCGCGGTTGGTTGGCCTTTGCCGGCGCCGCCCTTGCTATTGCTGCCATCATCGGGGTGGTGATTTGA
- a CDS encoding SPW repeat domain-containing protein, with the protein MRKMDHMKEMGHSIGSMKQDEKYYIEHPGAMMLEHPSMYPWIQPIVMLLGVWLIFSPMTLGYRSPAMTWSDIISGAVAIAIALFALISPRHAWVSYGNTFVGLWLLFAPLIFWASDAAAYETDTLIGAFLILFSFIIPMSMEMPGPEVPPGWSYNPSTWVQRAPIIALGLFGFFLARYMAGYQLGYLSSVWDPFFGEGTNIILKSEVSKAWPISDAGLGAVVYLIEALSGAMGDARRWRTMPWMVAIFGLAVIPLGVVSVALVIMQPLVIGQWCTLCLVAAGAMLVMIALSLDEVIAMIQFLAKSHRAGKPWWRVFWTGGTLPDAQEKAGPDRLPSWEPSAMAWGVTAGWNLIVSTAVGIWLLFAPALFGIDTRSSSADSDRLVGALVITIAVIAWAEVGRTARYLNLLLGAWLVVGTWFLSGGSPAIHWSDTLSGLLLILLSFPLGRIRDAYGSFGQYVTWMPGRKIEKPAERQRKAA; encoded by the coding sequence ATGAGAAAGATGGATCATATGAAAGAGATGGGCCATTCGATCGGCTCGATGAAACAAGACGAGAAGTACTATATCGAACACCCCGGCGCCATGATGCTGGAGCATCCGAGCATGTACCCCTGGATTCAGCCGATCGTCATGCTGCTCGGCGTCTGGCTGATCTTCAGTCCGATGACGCTGGGCTATCGGAGCCCGGCCATGACTTGGAGCGACATCATCAGCGGGGCGGTCGCAATCGCGATCGCCCTCTTCGCTCTAATCTCACCCCGGCATGCTTGGGTTTCTTATGGCAACACCTTTGTCGGTCTCTGGCTTTTGTTCGCGCCGCTGATCTTTTGGGCATCAGATGCAGCGGCCTATGAGACCGATACGCTGATCGGAGCCTTCTTGATTCTCTTTTCCTTTATCATTCCGATGAGCATGGAGATGCCGGGGCCGGAGGTCCCGCCCGGCTGGTCATACAATCCATCGACCTGGGTCCAGCGGGCGCCGATCATTGCGCTCGGACTCTTCGGTTTCTTTCTGGCCCGCTATATGGCCGGCTACCAGCTTGGCTATCTCTCTTCCGTCTGGGATCCTTTTTTTGGAGAAGGAACGAACATCATCCTTAAGTCGGAGGTGTCGAAGGCCTGGCCAATCTCGGATGCCGGTCTGGGCGCGGTGGTCTACCTGATTGAGGCCCTCTCAGGGGCGATGGGGGATGCTCGCCGCTGGCGGACGATGCCCTGGATGGTGGCGATCTTCGGTTTGGCGGTCATTCCGCTCGGTGTGGTCAGCGTGGCGCTGGTGATCATGCAGCCCTTAGTTATCGGACAGTGGTGCACGCTCTGTTTGGTTGCAGCAGGCGCGATGCTGGTGATGATTGCCCTCTCGCTCGACGAGGTGATCGCGATGATCCAATTTCTGGCCAAGAGCCATCGCGCCGGGAAGCCTTGGTGGCGGGTCTTCTGGACCGGCGGAACGCTCCCCGACGCGCAGGAGAAGGCGGGGCCCGACCGGCTCCCTTCCTGGGAGCCCTCTGCAATGGCGTGGGGGGTGACCGCCGGATGGAATCTGATCGTCAGTACGGCGGTCGGAATCTGGCTGCTGTTCGCCCCTGCCCTATTCGGAATTGACACAAGATCGTCATCGGCCGATAGCGACCGCTTGGTCGGCGCGCTGGTAATCACCATTGCCGTCATCGCATGGGCCGAAGTTGGTCGGACGGCACGATATCTGAACCTTCTTCTCGGCGCATGGCTGGTTGTTGGAACCTGGTTTTTAAGTGGTGGATCGCCGGCGATCCATTGGAGCGATACGCTCTCAGGCCTCCTTTTAATTCTTTTAAGCTTCCCGTTGGGAAGAATCCGGGATGCGTACGGCAGCTTCGGTCAATATGTCACTTGGATGCCGGGTCGCAAAATAGAGAAGCCGGCCGAACGCCAAAGAAAGGCGGCATAG
- a CDS encoding copper resistance protein B — protein sequence MNTSLQFLLLTALVWLIGAPTAFAQAAPAPSSTADAPAAPATSAVQDGSGGHERIPSNLKPQQDWPSPVDDMERFTFVLADVLEYRPKGDESDFRWDIEGWHGGDYKRLWFKSEGERNTAFKADYDIDFQLLYGRFFRKYYDFQAGLRSETQTFGGQNVTRVQTVVGIEGLAPYRYEVESALFISHRGDVSVRFTITKNFLVTQRVVFQPRLETHAAVQRVERFTTGSGLNNIEFGLRLRYEIRRELAPYIGVSFDRSFSGTADLVRQEGGDPRQVRFAAGVRMWF from the coding sequence ATGAACACTTCTCTGCAATTTCTCCTGCTGACCGCTCTCGTCTGGTTGATAGGCGCGCCGACTGCCTTCGCGCAGGCCGCGCCAGCCCCTTCCTCCACGGCGGATGCGCCTGCCGCACCCGCCACTTCAGCGGTGCAGGACGGATCGGGCGGACACGAGCGGATACCGTCCAACCTAAAACCGCAGCAGGATTGGCCCAGTCCGGTCGACGATATGGAGCGGTTCACCTTCGTTCTTGCAGACGTGCTCGAATACCGTCCGAAAGGAGATGAGAGCGATTTTCGATGGGATATCGAGGGGTGGCACGGCGGCGACTACAAACGCCTCTGGTTTAAGAGCGAGGGGGAGCGGAACACCGCGTTTAAAGCCGATTACGATATTGATTTCCAGTTACTCTACGGCCGCTTCTTCCGGAAGTACTATGATTTTCAGGCAGGCCTCCGGTCCGAAACGCAGACATTTGGAGGCCAAAACGTAACTCGGGTACAGACAGTCGTGGGGATTGAAGGACTTGCCCCTTATCGTTATGAAGTCGAGTCCGCTCTATTCATCAGTCACCGGGGCGATGTGTCGGTGCGTTTCACAATCACAAAAAATTTCCTGGTGACTCAGCGGGTCGTTTTTCAGCCCCGCCTTGAGACCCACGCCGCCGTTCAGAGAGTCGAGCGGTTTACGACTGGTAGCGGCTTGAACAACATTGAGTTCGGACTCCGCCTACGATATGAAATCCGGCGCGAGCTCGCCCCTTACATCGGCGTCTCGTTCGACCGAAGCTTCTCCGGCACTGCCGACCTCGTGCGGCAAGAAGGGGGCGACCCACGCCAGGTTCGCTTTGCCGCGGGCGTGCGGATGTGGTTCTAA
- a CDS encoding heavy metal translocating P-type ATPase, with protein sequence MAIISLIVMMTGLVLIAFLLFFFFGPKQGKAAALQAGVQEITIRVEGAYQPNRVVVKAGMPVRLKFDRREGTDCSNRVVLPDFGISRALPAFAATSVEFTPQKPGEYPFSCAMNMYRGTLVVEPDEKMKQAERAASPQQIPSKVTPHPSADEKPARAEFLIRGMRSITTTTAIEDLIERLPGVEQAQVNAATERVTIDYTPGQVSPDQMARAMADAGYQAEPVTSEEETADRWAASRESEVADIRRRFLVSLVLTVPLLIGAMWHEFFPMPGGPLGALIALLADPYIQLILSTPVLFYSGWGFFKGTWFTLKNRTADMNTLIGIGIGAAYLYSLSATLFDDWLRRRGVEAGVYYETAAVIVTLILLGRLLEARAKAGTSAAIEKLLSLQAKRARVRRDGKEIDLPVEEVRVGDLVVVRPGEKIPVDGVIREGESVIDESMVTGESVPVTKGEGDPVIGATLNSAGGFVFEATKVGRETMLAQIVRLVQQAQGSKAPIQRLADLVSSYFVPAVIIIGVITFAVWFVWGPAPAFVLALLNTVAVLLIACPCALGLATPTSVMVATGKGAENGILIKDAEALEVTGKVTTVILDKTGTLTEGRHAVRDLIPAKGISKEDLLRWAAATQRGSEHPLAKAIVRAGEEKKVSIPPPKDFRYFTGKGTGAVVEGAELLVGNRRLMAEREISVASLEDQAKRLDEEGKTVNFIARESRLIGLISLADVVRPTSQAAVAELHRLGVKVAMITGDNWGVGRAIAKELGIDTVLAEVLPEHKAQEVAKLQRQGKIVAMVGDGINDAPALAQADVGIAIGSGTDVAIESADISLVKNDVFDVARVIQLSRATMRNIRQNLFFAFVYNGLGIPIAAGALYPFTGLLLSPIIASAAMAASSISVVLNALRLKRFQMPAGVANERGIGLSEPQERKKAA encoded by the coding sequence GTGGCGATTATCAGTTTGATTGTCATGATGACCGGTCTGGTCTTAATTGCATTCCTGCTCTTTTTTTTCTTCGGCCCGAAACAGGGAAAGGCGGCAGCCCTCCAGGCCGGCGTGCAGGAGATAACGATCCGGGTCGAGGGCGCCTATCAGCCGAACCGGGTCGTCGTCAAAGCCGGGATGCCGGTGCGGCTGAAGTTTGATCGACGCGAAGGGACCGATTGCTCAAATCGTGTTGTCCTTCCCGACTTCGGGATCTCGCGCGCCCTGCCGGCATTCGCCGCCACATCGGTTGAATTCACCCCTCAGAAGCCGGGGGAGTACCCCTTTTCCTGCGCCATGAATATGTACCGGGGGACGCTGGTCGTCGAGCCCGATGAGAAAATGAAACAGGCCGAGAGGGCAGCGTCCCCCCAACAGATCCCTTCTAAGGTGACACCGCATCCAAGCGCCGATGAGAAACCGGCCCGCGCTGAGTTTTTGATCCGGGGGATGCGCAGCATCACCACAACCACTGCGATCGAGGATTTGATCGAACGGCTGCCGGGGGTGGAGCAAGCACAGGTCAATGCGGCCACAGAGCGGGTGACGATTGACTATACCCCCGGACAGGTTTCGCCCGATCAGATGGCGCGCGCGATGGCAGACGCCGGATACCAGGCCGAGCCGGTGACCTCCGAAGAGGAGACGGCCGATCGCTGGGCGGCCTCCCGGGAATCGGAGGTCGCCGATATCAGACGCCGCTTTCTCGTCTCCCTGGTTCTGACCGTTCCACTGCTGATCGGCGCGATGTGGCATGAGTTCTTCCCGATGCCGGGCGGGCCGCTCGGCGCCTTGATCGCCCTCCTGGCCGACCCTTACATTCAACTTATTCTCTCCACGCCGGTCCTCTTCTACAGCGGCTGGGGGTTCTTCAAGGGGACCTGGTTCACCCTCAAGAACCGAACCGCCGACATGAACACGCTGATCGGGATCGGCATCGGCGCCGCTTACCTGTATAGCCTGTCGGCCACCTTGTTTGACGACTGGCTGCGTCGCCGCGGGGTCGAGGCAGGCGTTTATTACGAGACCGCGGCGGTGATCGTCACACTGATCTTGCTGGGGCGCCTGCTGGAGGCGCGGGCAAAGGCCGGCACCTCCGCCGCCATCGAGAAGCTCCTCTCGCTTCAGGCGAAGAGGGCGCGCGTCCGTCGGGATGGAAAAGAGATCGATCTCCCCGTCGAGGAGGTCCGGGTCGGAGATCTTGTAGTCGTTCGGCCGGGGGAGAAGATCCCGGTCGATGGGGTGATCCGGGAGGGGGAGAGCGTCATCGACGAGAGCATGGTGACCGGCGAGAGTGTCCCTGTGACGAAAGGTGAGGGGGACCCTGTGATCGGCGCGACCCTCAACAGCGCCGGCGGGTTTGTCTTTGAGGCGACAAAGGTCGGCAGGGAGACGATGCTGGCGCAGATTGTCCGGCTGGTCCAGCAGGCGCAGGGATCGAAGGCGCCGATTCAGCGGCTGGCCGATCTGGTCTCAAGCTATTTTGTCCCGGCCGTGATCATCATCGGCGTGATCACCTTTGCCGTCTGGTTCGTCTGGGGGCCGGCGCCTGCATTTGTCTTAGCGCTCCTGAACACCGTGGCGGTGCTGCTGATCGCTTGTCCCTGCGCCTTGGGGCTGGCGACGCCGACCTCGGTGATGGTGGCGACCGGCAAGGGGGCCGAGAACGGCATTCTGATCAAAGACGCCGAGGCGCTGGAGGTGACCGGCAAGGTGACGACGGTGATCCTCGATAAGACCGGCACGCTGACCGAAGGGCGCCACGCCGTCCGGGATTTGATTCCTGCAAAGGGTATCTCCAAAGAGGATCTGTTGCGCTGGGCCGCGGCGACACAGCGGGGCTCGGAGCACCCGCTGGCGAAAGCGATTGTCCGCGCGGGCGAGGAGAAGAAAGTCTCCATCCCGCCGCCGAAAGATTTTCGCTACTTCACCGGCAAGGGAACGGGGGCGGTCGTGGAGGGGGCCGAGCTGCTCGTCGGCAACCGCCGGCTCATGGCCGAGCGGGAGATCAGCGTCGCTTCGCTGGAAGATCAGGCCAAGCGGCTAGACGAAGAGGGGAAGACGGTCAACTTCATCGCCCGCGAGAGCCGTCTAATCGGCTTGATCAGTTTAGCCGATGTGGTCCGGCCCACCTCGCAAGCGGCTGTGGCGGAACTCCACCGCCTGGGAGTGAAAGTGGCGATGATCACCGGCGACAACTGGGGGGTCGGCCGCGCGATTGCAAAGGAGCTCGGGATCGACACTGTTCTCGCCGAGGTCTTGCCGGAGCACAAGGCCCAGGAGGTGGCCAAACTCCAACGCCAGGGAAAGATCGTCGCGATGGTGGGGGATGGGATCAACGATGCCCCGGCGCTCGCGCAGGCCGATGTCGGGATCGCGATCGGCTCCGGGACCGATGTGGCGATTGAATCGGCCGATATCTCTCTGGTCAAGAACGACGTCTTCGACGTCGCCCGGGTGATTCAACTCTCACGGGCCACGATGCGAAACATCAGG
- a CDS encoding glycoside hydrolase family 15 protein, translating to MYRIDGGSELPEQVLSHLEGYRSSQPVRVGNAAAKQLQLDTFGELLHCVYTHHWRDHPPPSKEDLKDLLCLISHVTDFVLTRWREPDHGIWEFRDRPRYFVYSKVMSWVALDRAIKLVRELKLPLETGKWEEAGEEIRRTVLEKGYDPKLESFVQAFDETALDASALLFPILGFIAPDDPKMVSTVGKIQEALRSRHFLYRYIMDDGLPGREGAFLACSFWLVDAFTLMGRVDEAEAEAEFERLLTFANDLGLYAEEIDPITEEALGNFPQAFTHVGLINAAVNLEKAKQGEQRENFSEEAAKEGSYDE from the coding sequence ATGTATCGGATCGATGGAGGAAGCGAGCTTCCGGAGCAGGTTCTCTCCCATTTAGAAGGCTACCGGAGCTCTCAACCGGTGCGGGTCGGAAATGCCGCGGCCAAGCAGCTTCAGCTCGATACCTTCGGCGAGCTGCTCCATTGCGTTTATACCCATCACTGGAGAGACCATCCCCCTCCCTCCAAGGAGGATCTGAAAGATCTCCTCTGCCTCATCTCTCATGTCACCGATTTTGTGCTGACTCGTTGGAGGGAGCCGGATCATGGGATTTGGGAGTTCCGGGATCGGCCGAGATATTTTGTTTATTCGAAGGTGATGTCCTGGGTGGCGCTCGATCGGGCGATCAAGCTGGTCCGGGAACTTAAACTTCCTCTGGAGACCGGGAAATGGGAAGAGGCCGGAGAAGAGATCAGACGGACCGTTTTAGAGAAAGGATATGATCCGAAACTGGAAAGTTTCGTTCAGGCCTTCGATGAAACGGCGCTCGACGCCTCGGCGCTCCTCTTCCCGATCTTAGGATTTATCGCTCCGGATGATCCGAAGATGGTCTCCACCGTCGGAAAAATTCAGGAAGCGCTGAGAAGCCGGCACTTTTTATACCGCTATATCATGGATGACGGCCTCCCCGGTCGGGAGGGGGCATTCTTAGCCTGCTCCTTTTGGCTGGTCGATGCCTTTACCTTGATGGGGAGGGTGGATGAAGCCGAAGCCGAAGCCGAATTCGAACGTCTTCTCACGTTTGCCAATGATCTCGGCCTTTATGCCGAAGAGATCGATCCGATCACCGAAGAGGCATTGGGTAATTTTCCTCAGGCCTTTACGCATGTCGGCTTGATCAATGCCGCGGTGAACCTGGAAAAGGCCAAGCAAGGAGAGCAAAGGGAAAATTTCAGCGAAGAGGCTGCAAAAGAGGGATCGTATGATGAATAG